The following nucleotide sequence is from Patagioenas fasciata isolate bPatFas1 chromosome 9, bPatFas1.hap1, whole genome shotgun sequence.
actctcctcattttggtcatgaaaatgaagactttctcccttcccatatgtgatggtggaaaataaaaaccacagacaatattattatgaagacatgttaaggctcccttctgcagcccacgttcttagagacatgagtgcagatactgaacttttccaccaatggtggtttacacctgacactgcctgtgaatgctggatctgtcacaagccagctcccgtgtccccgctggagcagagcaaagctggcagcttggcagcacacgggcagaggtcctgctgctcacagcacactcagccagcacaaaccagaggatagaaatgcatttcaaatggagtgattactatgaaaaaatgtagtggacttttcagaagagtcttcctgcattttaatttgtcatttcgttttttagaccagtacctccatgtcaggaaggagcaaatgtccaacagcagctccatcacccagttcctcctcctgccgttcacagacacaccggagctgcagctcttgcacttctggctcttcctgggcatctacctggctgccctcctgggcaacggcctcatcatcgcCACCATAGCCttggaccagcacctccacacccccatatacttcttcctgctcaacctcgccctcctcgacctgggctccatctccaccattgtccccaaatccatggccaactctctgtgggataccagggtcacttcctatgcaggctgtgctgcacaactctttctttttttctttttagcttcagcagaattttaccttctcactgtcatgtcctacgaccgctacgttgccatctgcaaacccctgcactacgggaccctcctgggcagcagagcttgtgtccacatggcagcagctgcctgggccactgggtttctcaatgctctgctgcatacggccaatacattttcactgcccctgtgcaagggcaatgccctgggccagttcttctgtgaaatcccccggatcctcaagctctcctgctcacactcctacctcagagaagtttggcttcttgtgtttagtctgttaattggttttggatgttttgtgttcattgtggtgtcctatgtgcagatcttcagggccgtgctgaggatcccctctgagcagggacggcacaaagccttttccacctgcctccctcacctggccgtggtctccctgtttatcagcactgccatgtttgcccacctgaagccccactccatctcctccccatccctggatctggtggtgtctgttctgtactcggtggtgcctccagcagtgaaccccctcatctacagcatgaggaaccaggagctcaaggataccctgtggaaactgatggctggatttcttctgaacctataaactctctctgtcttcttctacataagaagacattctcattgcaggttcatcctgtgtgtagtattttttgtctctagttgtgagtttgtttttttttaatgataatatttttattccctttgtaattcactgcctgcttttcttttctcagtgagtggctgtgtcaatgtggaatcgtgttctctgtgtctaagcaaaataaaggatccttcaccagtatttttcactgacattctttctccaagacctttctggagctgcagtggtagttcccatgtgcatgggtagaagggaagagagtccagcatggtagccctgccagggagcaccagcgcttggtcttccagagctgttctggttccactcccacactctccttctcatcccttgtgttggtgcaaggcctgagtgctctggcagtttggtccccgtcctgctgtgtgtcagtgctgtgagcacaggcagggacaggcaatgggcactgctgtgacagagctggcctctgtaacagttcttctataaagaaaagtgatctcctatgggtagggcctgagggtttaggtcttcttgcaaagcttctcccacgaacacgcccaagaaagttacccacagatgaaacaccattgttcggctggtcagtgtgtgtgtgcagggctggcacacagtagtgtcctctcacagccaggcctcctgccagagacctgcaggaccagcagagcaggggctgggttgtgcccctgtgcactggacacccctcagaaggaacctcaggtcaatcatcatggactggcccctcacaacctccatttccagcactgagggCTCACCCAcacaggctgttcttccctccgtggagggacactgaatgagtaggtcagcagtCCAAGATTGTATCGTACAGATTGTATTGTACAGTGAGCACACacaccatgtacgtgaggtgacatgaacccgagtgagcacaaacaccatcaactgttctttggggttccatgaaCGCCTATAGTTCAGACAAGATCTTGAGATTACATCATGATCgaagtaacatcccattgttaactgcctgaatgcagcactgagatGTGCTTCCTTCAACCAAGGGCCTTGTGTCCATTCTTCCTGccaggggacatctcagatgggtgcagagcagggtgacacaccaaagggatgaggtgcctcctgtcctttgtgagtgTCAACagtaggccagagggacactgtgactcctgcctctgtaaaagggacagactctgtctctgagcatccctgggtgcataaggagtccatgaggccagcttagACATGGATGCCTGGCAGACCCTGACGtttgtgtgtgtgactccaggaacaaacctcactgccccagtgagattgatctcagctgccttggacaggatcattgcaagtgctcctgtctgctctgtcacccttgcccatgattcccgattgtgctctcaaaagtgccataggaaccagaatggttctggagtccttaaaaaatgcagacctcaaacccatcttcaagaagagcaggaataggaactgcgAGAATAACAGGGTGGCCACccaacctccctccctgggaaggggatgggacgtatcctcctgcagccgtttccaggaatgtgaaggacaaggaagggactgctgaacccaaatggacaggggaaagaaaggcatgttgtgtacagggtgtttgcaaggctcagccgtggtctccttctggccagagtggtgctgatggcgctcaagaagtggatgctggatgggaagttggctgaactgtCAAgcccaaatgtcatcagtggtacaaagtcctccatgcagccagttactggtgtcatctctcagtgaccagcacttggggaacactgttgaacatctttattctcccctcctatgatgtaatggagtgaactttcagtgcctttgaggatgatggagtccttgagcaacctcacctggttcaccctgccctaagcaggagagtgagacaagatgagtgagacaagggttctctgcaaacctgagttattctgtgatttgacagaatttttgccttggagaggtttctggagagggaataggtagaataataacaataaaaataaataaataaatgaaaaataaggctgtagaggagatctagaagttgttaacataaaaacagcagttgcagtgaggagtgcttttcactcacagtgttagtgggaaatatatttgacaaatttgaacaaggtgaggaagcgagatgggtgtctgcagcctgtgggaaagaggggcaggtataggactgagtagaacacgcttcagtcttgggaggtcctgggtgctaaggaggaggatggatgagtgtggtattatgaggtcagttgtgtttcagacactcataatccaatcagaatcctgtggctgtgaaggggacagtgaggtcagttctgtctctgaaggtgacagcccagcagcagggacatggctgggaaagaacctctgcctaggtgcccacaggccctacccaggagatgggtaggagatgccttagagatgtgttatcatgtccatcccacctgagaacatgacgggacagcagcaggaacatggtcgtgtctgtcagagaagctgagcggcccgtagcagtcatgggatttagaaaatcatggtgaggtcaggtaaaagaccacaagaagcctaatgggttgggttccctgcatgaagggcagtttctgaagcggctgagctttccatggtagttggaaaagcagaagagagaaaaaaaaaatgcaaagtgcaatttggaaggtgaggattggatatgaggaggaagaaatgtcagtggaagggcagtgctgtggtgcaagaggtcacccagagggagctggatcagcccatggtttgtgttccaaagagcagccagtgagggtgcagacacagcagtgaaggtgcagaaatgctggggtgagaacaggtggggaagcgagatgggtgtctgcagcctgcagggaaagaggagcaggggtaggaccgtgtagaacagcccgtggtggagatggcaaagggcgctggcaaggctggaagggacccacagaacccaggtgtctgtccccttggccatgggaaTTGTCtccgccactgaggcccaggagaagccatgttgtcctcatggcactggggcctcgttgcctccttgcagtcccttggggaagctggaagttgttgcaccagtgttgcccttccctgggccttgcacacccacatcccatggtcccaggaagagccctgagccatgtgtgagggacaggatcccccttcccattgcctggaggtcatggcttctcctttctgcttcagaaagcaaaccaaggggtttctcagcatcagagctgaaaagaagactaaaaggagacctcatggtggctacagcttcctcacaaggggagaaggaagggtaggtactgatctcttctctgtggtgaccattgacagaacccaagggaatggaagaaagatgtgccaggggagggtcagttggacaggaggaaaaggttcttcacccagaggtgctggacactgaacaggctcccagggaggtgtcacggccccaacctgacagtgttcaagaagagactggacaatgtcctcagacacaaggggtgacctgtggggtgtcctgtgcagggacaggagttggattcaatgatccttgtgggtcccttccaactcaggacattctacaattctatgaaatactagctgaaaagtccatgttttcattgtacagatgagttgtaaccatacacatcatgtgcatgtccaatgtgtgcacatgatgagatgagcccaagggagcacaaatgaaccttggggtgccataaaggtcagtgggacagagatgatgttcaggggtctcttccaacctgcagtattgtaggattccatgaatcttttccttggagagctctatcaagagagatataaaatgccccagagtaaatagagcaggtcctctgaggaacgtttctgcactcaaacccttgataggaaatctgttggatacatttgatgaaagcagctcagttctatctgctcacacactggaccacaaggagggtgatggctgggtacgatgccatgtggtcacttgtgtctcaggaactcatagtccagcaggaagccaatggctgtgcagggcactgtgaggtcacttctgcctctgcaggggataggccaacagcaggaacatggctgggaaaggactgtgaggtcacacacaccagacgagcaatcgggtccaatcagcatggctttgtgaaaggcaggtcctgcttgaccagcctgatctccttctatgacaagatgaccggctgagcagatgagggaaagtctgtcgtggggagtgaatccgccacacaggctgtgggtgttgtgtccttagactgcagtaaagcctttgacaccgtatcccacagcatctcctggagaaggtgcagctcatggcctggatggtgtatctgtgatgggtcaagaactggatggagggccgggcccaaagagttgtggtgaacagtgCGAAATCCACTTGGCCTCCAGTcccaagtggtgtccccagggctcagtatttggctcagttctatttaacctttatcaataatcttgatgaggggatggagtgcagcctcagtaagtttgcaaatgacaccaggttgggtgggagtgttgatttgctggtgggtgggaaggccacacagagagatctggactagctggattgttgtgctgaggccaattgcctgagggcactgggtcctggatagggtcacaacaaccccaggcagcgctacaggcttggggaagagaggctggaaaactgcctgatagaaagggatctgggggtgttgatcaaccgcggctgaacatgaacctgcatgtgcccaggtggccaaaaaggccaccagcatcctgccttgtatcactaaggggagacctcgctgtccacaactgcctgaagggaggttggaatacggagggtgttggtctcttctatgaagtagcaagtgactggacaagaggaaatggcctcaaattgtgccaggggaggtttagattggatattaggaaaaaattcttcctggaaagggttgtcaggcaatggaacagtctgcccagggcagtggtggagttgccatacctggaagggtttaaaaggtgtttagatgaggttcttagggacatggtttagtgctagatttattttatggttggactcaattatacTGAGAGTCTCTTTGAACTGAAATAGTGCTATGATTCTCTGTTaccaactggaaaattcttctatctcttcttcaaagtgctcttcacacacctgcctctttacctaTAGTCCTGAAACTTCTCTAAATAAGCACACAATCTTGAATAGCAGATGTAAATGATGAAAGCACCATGGCtctatcagtctggtctgatccctgccagtcccaggcaaacacctcaggtacacgggggcctctcgaggtttgcacggggtgcttatagtgagaccatggagctcagtcCGAAAatctgagaactcccctcaaaactgaaaaacaaaaccaacaacaacaaaaagaacaaaaagccccacactctttttttcatcagattaaataattcaatatttccattaaaatatccatggaagttctgttctgtcaAACTATGAATTTTCAgtatgtgtatgaactgtgggagatgaaacattgacctttccctgtgcttgcattgccagaattCTGTCCATCAcaatgtgtatttaatcccctgaacatccaggagtttctgcctgtccttatccagctcaccatgtctgaac
It contains:
- the LOC139828664 gene encoding olfactory receptor 14A16-like, giving the protein MIQQFAKLNALSTSLDQHLHTPIYFFLLNLALLDLGSISTIVPKSMANSLWDTRVTSYAGCAAQLFLFFFLASAEFYLLTVMSYDRYVAICKPLHYGTLLGSRACVHMAAAAWATGFLNALLHTANTFSLPLCKGNALGQFFCEIPRILKLSCSHSYLREVWLLVFSLLIGFGCFVFIVVSYVQIFRAVLRIPSEQGRHKAFSTCLPHLAVVSLFISTAMFAHLKPHSISSPSLDLVVSVLYSVVPPAVNPLIYSMRNQELKDTLWKLMH